The genomic DNA GGACATGAAGACATGAGACACGAAGGCCAAAAGGACAAGAAGGCCCGTTAATTTGCGGCCGGATGAATCTAGCACCTGCCGTCCCCTGGATGAGGAAATGGCAGCAAAGACGACCAACGGCTCTTCCAAGTTATTCCTCTTGACCAACACAAACCACAGGTCCCCCAGAAGATTGGGGACGGGGACCCACCTCCTTGGTCGCTCCAGTCTTTACaagtgagcccccccccccccactcctctaTCCCCTTCCTGCCCTCGGGGACGATTTAGGCCTTGCCGGGCCATGTCCTGGGTGCTCCAGGAACAGTACCCACTGGTCGGAGCCTGGACAGACTcaggggaaggcagaagggaggCCTTTCGGAGGCGTCTGGGCTCTGCTCCCCATTGGCCTAGCCTGATGCTCGTCTCTAGGTTCCGCAGGAAAGCCAAAGAGGGACATAAACTTCCCTGGGAAGACGGCCGGGGTGAGGCCGCTGCGATGGGAAGCCGGGTCTGGCCATCTGACTGAAAAACCAGACAAAGGTCAAGAAGACTCCGGGCTGGCTAACTTCCCACTCCCTTCCTCCGGCCTACCTCTCAGCGCACCCAGAGCGAAGAGGGAGTGTCGGGCATGGGTAGTTCCCTCTCCTCAGAGAAGCACCTACCCATTAACTTGGCCTTGTCCACTTCTACAAGGTCTCCCTGAGAGATTTCCCCAAGAGCTGGCCTTATGAGGCACGTCAGAAAAAAAGGCCAGTTACCCAGATGCCCAGGGCGAGCGCGCGCAAAGGGGAAGGCGTTCTCTGCTGCTTTACTCAAGGGCGGCCCAGACTCTCCAGGTGTGCCTCTCAACGCCATGAGCGGGGGGAGTAAGGAAATCTTCACTCCAGGTACGTCAGAGGACCCGCCACTGACTAGCCACCGAAACTCCCTTCTTTTGAGACTCCCGTGAAACAAACCGGTCCTGGTGGGTGGGCCTATCCAGAAACCTGGCCACAGGCCACTGTCTGACCCCAAGGCGGACTGGCGGGTGGACGGAGGAGGGGCTGTGCCCCAGGCAGCGAGAAGCAAGCTCTCCTGGACCGCAAAGCCTCCCCAACTCCAGCAGATGCTCATGAACCTCGTGTGTGCGGGAACGCCCCGCCCGTGACGTccaacagcacagagctcacACGATGCACCCGCCATCCCGGACTGTCCCGCGTCACGAGGGTTCTGCACCCATCATCTACTTGACGTTCGGCCAGCAGCCCTCATTCACAAAAGCACTAGCTCTCTCTCCATTTTGCCTCCCAAACAGAACACAACCTCGGTCTGGTGGGAAGAACGCGCTCATTTACACCACGCCCTCGGATCGTGCCGTCGGACATCTAACGATGGCAGACGAACCTGCTGCAGAAAACAGTCATCTCATCTCTATGTTGCCTTCGCTCCCCCACCGCCCCATCTCATTTTACCAAAACCACTGCTTTTGGAGGGGGAATACGAGACTGtcactgggtgtgtgtgtgtgtggggggggggggggtgtgtgcgtGCCTGTGGCTGGAAGGATCATTCCACTgctaccagaaagaaagaaagaacgggaagagaaaagaaaccctATCTGTACCTGCTACAAAACAGAACGTAACATACGTGCCACATTTACATCTCCCGCTGTCATTTTGCCGCTTATATCGTCCCAGGCTGTTACTGACTACAGGACTGGTGTTTCTCTGGCAAAGGAGAGGTGTCCCAGGAAATAATCGTCGGTAGGTGCCTCCTTCCTGGATGCCACCACGGTCAAAAGGACAATTGGCCCTTGGCTCCCTCGGACGGGAAGGGCGGCCCATTTCTCTGAGCAACCCGCTGGACGTCGGGCCCTAGCAGTGAATTGCTTCCTGTCCCCTCCGTCAGCCCTGGGAGCGGTGGCCCGCTGTTCCCAGCGACGCGGCACCACACGTAGGCTGCCCGGGTTTACTTACATCTCTCATTGTCATTCTGGTCGGCAATGGCCTCTTCCagggcgaccgactttggctttTTGTCCGGATTTCCTTTCAACCTCTCCCAGTCAGCGGGGCTGAATTTGCACACCTCGGAGTCTTTGGCTGTTGGgtggccaccttctctctctctcatctccagCTCTGAGAAGCGCATCATTGCACGCTAGAAAGAGAacggagatggaaaaaaaaaacaaaacacaacaccttACCATAAAAGCTATTTCGTGTGCCTTACCTTAAAGGAAAGTACGTTCAAAGAAAAGTTTGCCCAGAGCCAACCACAATTTAGGATACAGcggagatattttaaaatgtaatagatAAAAATTTATGGGTATCTATACGTAAGTAATCGCACATTCTTGACTCGTAAAGCCATATGCGTATAGATATATACGTGCCGTGCATGTACATCCATACATACACCACCGCATAGAGACATTGTCTTTCgaaggtaaataaaacaaaacaaaaacacaacgcaaagaaaacaaaacaaaacaaaaaaaacacaacagaaaagaaaacaaaatgcacaaTGAATAAAGACGACCATGGCCCACAAACTTCCCTTtgtatatttggaaatgaaatttaaCTCAAAAGGTTTATGTAAGATTCtagtaataaaaatttgaagaactGACCTCACAGTAAGCAGCGGGGAGACATAAAATACTGTCCTCTTGTAATCCTTCCATCTATGTAATTAAAATGGGCACTCAATGGATCATTTAGATAACTTCATCCATTTTTATAAGCAtaaaccaatttttttcttaacattgcaAAAACAATTTGGctgtatttatcttttaatgaaaagtaaaatatcttaagGAAATGCCTATACAACATCTATCATTCGCTAGCAAGTTAAACACATACTCTATCCCTTTAAgcgagctttttttttttttttttttttttttttgtgagagaaatCGCACGAATCCCACAGACATGCGGCTGTTCTACACCTCCACCAAGCCTCACATAAGGCATTCTCAGCGGCTACAGGTACTTTTTGTTAACGTACAGTAATGGCAGAGAAATCAAAGCAACTGATAGGCAAACATCATGCAGTCTTTCGATATCCTTTGCAACAATTAACGCTTCTGTTAGCAGCAGCTGAGTGGCGTTCCCTTAATATCATCTACAGAATAACTTCAAGTATCCAGACACGCGAACCTCCTAAGAGCTACCGCTCACGTCCCCTGACTGGACACATttcatacatttacatttaccatAAGCTCCATTAACCAAATCTGCCTGGCGTCCTGCCCTACCACACTCCCCCAATCCTccttccacattaaaaaaaaaaaaagaactgacaaCTGGTAGAGTTCCTGAGATTCGGGTGGGGGGGCGCTCACCTGCAGGGCCCGCTGCTCCCGGCTGAGCTGGCTGGAATCTGCATACAGTTCGGTAGTGACACACTTGAATCGGTCACCCACGTAACCGGCGGAGTTGGCGATCCTCTTTGCCAGCTTCGACGGCTTCGGTTTCAGAACTTTGCCGTCGTTCGATTCCGCCTCATCAACTCCATCTTTGGTATAGGTGGGGGCGACGTCCACACTCGCTGGGGCACTGCCCACGCAAAATGGTTTGGGATCCTCTTGGGTTTTACCGAAAGTCACAGCAGGGCCATCGCTCCCCAGAGTCGGCTCCAGGAAGGGAGTCGCCACCGGCATCCCCAGGTTCTCCTTGTTGGTCCCCGCTGGAACGTTCTCCTTGCTCAGGCTGAAGACTGACTGGCCCGGGGCCTGTTTGAACGCGTAAGCTTCGTGGAAATCGCTGATGCGCCCCAACTCCTCTCTCAGGGCGATGAAATCGCGGTGTGGCTGCAGGGCCGGGTCGGCCGGGGGCTTGGCGGGCTCGGCGCTCTGGCCCACGCTCTCCGCCGCGAAGCCCGGTTTGGACCCGTTGGCGTCAGTTTTGGCCTCTGGCTCTTCGCGGAGAAGGTCTACGTAGACAAGCTTGTCGCTCTTGACGACCGTCTTCCCTTGACTCCAGCCGGGGCTCGGCTTTAGGTTCTTGTCGGCGGCGGGGACGTCCGGGTGTAACTTCGTGCCGCTAGCTTCCAGCATCTCGGAAAACCGGTTCCGGAGCGTCGGGTCCTCATAGCGGGCTCTCTCGTGGGAGCGGGACCTCCTCTCTGGCTTCTCGTCTTTCGTGATCTCGATGGGCGTGTGAGGTATCAACATGGGATGCACCATGCCCAACCCCAGTGCGTCCTGGTAGGTGACAAACTCCGGCCGGCCTGTGGGCAGCCCGTAGGGCAGTCCGGGCTTTGGGGCAAGGTGCCCAGGAAAGAGACTGCCGTTGGGCAACAAAACCGGGTGGGGGTAGACGGGTCCCTTGCCGTGTAAGGAGAGGGGACTGATAGCAATGCCCTCGGGCGCTGGGTAAGGGAGGTAACTCCTGGGGTAGGGGATCGGTGGGGACCTGAAAGCCTCACTTGGAGACAGAAATATCGAGCTCGGCGGGAGGCCATTCTCGTTCGCTTTGAAGCTCGGCTCCGGGTTGCTGGCTTTGGCACCCTTGCTGCCGGTGGTGCTGCCGCCGTGCTTGGCCGGCGTGCTCGGGGGCTGGCCCACGTGCTGAATGACGGACGGCGTGGTGTCCATGGAGCTCCTGCCGGTCTTGCAGCCGTCTGCGGTGGCATTTGGCGCAGGCGACGCGGAGGCTGGGCGGCCCGCGCTCGATACCGACCCTGCGACGTTAGCGACCACGGCGTCGGTGCCGCCCATGCGGGGACACGATGAACTCCGCTGCTGCGGTATGGCCCAGTCCAAGGCCTTGTTTTTCGGCGGCACGTTTTTGCCATTGTTCTCTTCGTTAGGGCTCGGCCCGGGCACCACCCAGGACGAGGGAGCCGTGCTAATGATTTCAGATCTATAGATAGCACAGCCGCTTCCGGGAGGAGATAATGTTTCTTTCGGAATCTCGCTTCCGGACAGCACTAAGCCGCTTCCAGCTCTGCTGTGCACGAGGACCGTGGGAGCCATCTTTTTCATGTGGTCAGCTTTGGAAGCATCGACATCTACCACCTTAGCAGACAAGTCGAGGGGCTTATCGGTGACGTCTTTGGTAACCGTCTGCTTCTCCAACAGAGGCGGTGAGCCCCCGTCTTTTCTGTCTTGACCTGCTGTTTTCCGGGGGTGCCCGGGAACCGGCTGGGCACTGTCGGCCCCTTCCGGAGTCTTAGGATACTTGCCGTTGGAGAGCCTGGCCGAGGGGAACTCACTGCTGACCGTCATGTATGGCTTTGACAGGGTGACGGACGGTGACGTGGAGATCCTGGCGTAGTGCTTGTGAAATTCGGAGTAGGAGTCTGCAGTGGGCTGGGGGGGCAGGTGGACGCGGGGTGAAGGCCGGGGCGAGGGGGGCAACAGGAGGGCTGTGTCCCCGGGCAGGCCGCTGGTGACCGCCTTGGCGGAGGGCACCCTAGGCTGTTTACTGTTCTGGATGTGGGGATAGGCGTGGGAATCGACGGGGTTCCCGGGACTGACGCCCATCTTCCAGGGCAGGCTTTTGTCTGCGCAGTGGACCAGAGGTGGGATGGCCGGGGAGGCCGAAGGCGTCGAGAGCCTCATGGGCGAAGCCAGGGACGACGGGATGTGGGGACTGACGTAGTGAGGCGGCGGCAGGTAGAGAAAACGTTCCCCATTGGTGCAGACCGGAGAATACAGCGGCTGGGCCAAGCTGTAGGACTGCTGAGGTAGCAAGGCCTTGTACATGTTCAGTGAATACTTATTTGGCGAGTCAAGGAACGGGTAGATGGCTGGAGTGGCCCCCTCCATGTAGGGATTGACCCAGGGCAGCCGCAGGTAACTAGCACCATTGATGTTGAGAGGGCTCTGTTTGTCGCTGGCAGGCCTGTCCAAGCCCAGTGTTTCGGCTGTGGGCACAGCACTTTTTTGTATTCCGGGTGGTGTCTTATATATAGCACTGAAGCCGTTTGGGGGCTTTCCCGAGACGGCGGAAGCCTCCACGGTCTCGGGGGTGTTCGGTTTGAACTGCATGTCTGGATTTCTCTCAGAAGAGAACCCGAGACCACCTAGCGTGCTCGCGGCAGCCTCCCGACCTTTCTCGGAGCCCAGTCCGCACAAGCTAGAGTAGACGATGTTGCCGGGGACGCGAAGCCCTTCCCGGATCAGGCCAGTGcggtccatgctcagtgctgcCAGGCCATCGATCCTATGACCAGTAGTGGCATCCACCTTTACGGAAGAACAACACGGGTGTGACTCGAGACGAACATTCAAAGCGGCAGGGCCCATCCCGAAGAGAAACCGCCATCTAGCTCAATGTGCCATCAGCCTTGCCGTCTGAGCAGAAAGGGTTAAAAAGACAGGTCCCGCGGGGTCTGCGACCCCCTGCCCACTTCTCCAAAGGCCTTTGCCGCCTGCCCGCCCGCCCACCTTCTCACCTCGGTTCAACTAGTATCCTGAAAGCCTGTAAAAGGTTGATCCCTTTAGACTTGGGGCCCATACATTAAATTCAGTCATCTATTAACTCCGGAAAATTCACCTTCTCAGCAAAAATTCTCTGCTGCTACAGAGAGGACACCAGCTCCAGTCCTCTTAGCACCGCCCCCCATGGGGTACAgacctgagcctcccaggcctgttaggttgggggcgggggcggtgctTACCGGGTtggggttgtgttttttttttttgttttttttttttggctggacGCAGGGAAGCATTATGATTTAACATAACAAGAAAACAATCTTCAGTGGGACAGCAGGGAAGGAGGACTTTGGCGGTCTCATTTCTAAATCAATAAAGAGGCCATGGGTCAAACTGTGGTTGTGTCTTTTGACTTCCTCTCCCTGCTGTCTGAAGACGGTTCTGTGTTTCATATTTTACTGGAAAAGCAAACCCTAAGGGTCTCCTTGGAGGCTGGAAATTTATCCAGCTCCGGGGAGCACTGATGTGGCACGCAGCTTATCGAAGAAAGGGAGGCACGCATCCCACCAGTCACTACACGGCTCGGACATAAGTGGCCAGCGTGCCAAAAGGAGTGCAAGGGCCAAGAAGGCGAGCGGAGAAGAGCTTGGGTGAGGGCCTGAGGAGGGCACATTCTACTCAGCCCTGCCCTGAaacagccccgccccgcccccccaaaaaggCCCTTTAATGGCATGCAAATTAATGCACGATTGATTACAGATCACTGATATTCAGATAGCCCGTCAACAGAAGCCATTAATCTCTTACCACGTTGTGGTTCAAGGGATTCTCTTCCCTTAGTTCCAGTCTGGCCTTTGAAGCGTCACCATCATTTACAggaattttcctatttaaaaggaCACACCAAACTTCGTGACAGCGTTCCTTGCTTAACGCATCTTTCCGTACGTAGATGGCCCCAGGAGAGACCGGCTTCTAGTAAGCTCCATTTTGCAAACCGCCCTCACAAAAACATTCCTCACCAACGGCCCGCACTGAAAGTTGTCCCCACGTGGTGATTCAACTGGGCtgggagaaaacaaaggaaaggcagGGCGCAACGGGGACGTGAAGTCACAAATACGTCCCCAAGGTGGAGGACGCAGAAATTAAGATCGTGCGCGACGCCTTCTCCCAGGAGGCCAAGTAGGCTGTGCGAGCCGACCCTTCCAGGTTCTACCTGAGGGCAGACGTTAGGGAGTCCAATGGCCAAACGCCAAAGTGGAAAGACACACATCACTTCTGCGTTCCTCACGAAGGCAGGCTTTCGAAAAGTTTTCCCCAAACAAAGTTTAGGGACCCTGTTCTACAACACCGGTTTCCATGGTGATAATGAAGCCATATTTGACTGCCTTTATCAAaatgacgggggggggggggggggggggagacacacgAATATCATACAAATGCCAGCTGCTCTAGGCTCCCGAGAAAGCCGCACACCTGTGCCAGGCTGCTGCGGCTGCCCTGGGACTTGTTATCAGACGGCATCGATAAAGAAAGCGCTCAGTGCCAACTTGCAACTCCCCAGGATGAAATCGCTGCCCGAGCAGCAGCGGATACCCCGAACAGCAGCTTCAATCATCTACCGCTTAGCCGCCCCTACCCCACGCTCCAAAATTACGGATTAGGAAGCGTAAGAGAGCTGTCGGGGGATTGAGACCAGGAGCCGAGGGCCTCACTGAACACCCAGCAGAGGACACCGAGAGACCCTGGGCTTAAAGGAAGTGAGGGGTGGCTATCTCCCCATTTATTACTGAGCAAactatttgttttaaaagcacaTCGAATGCCGATCCACCTGGGCCCACACTCCTGACATTTAGAGTTAAAGCAGCATATAGACTGGGATTAATTCTCcttcataaatatgaaataataaattaaggaCGAAAGTGCACTGAAAGGCCGCTTTAGGGGCTAATCTTTTAAAGGGCGGCAATGCTTCGCTGAGCCGGGTTGCCTGTTAAAACTGTAAATCAAGGGCCGCCGGCTAGGCGGGAgatctttctccccccaccccttttgcGCCCACTCTGGCTTTGAGAAGGTGAGGGGGGCTTCCGCATGGGCCCTGCTCAGgagcttggggggagggggaggggaagggggggagggggagggggggcacccaccctctctccccagggccccagccagACAGGCCCACTCACCTGTCTTCGTTGATCCCACACATGCGGACCCTCTCGCTGTTCATCCAGCTGTGAACGTTCCCATACAGGGGGGTTGCTGAAAGCATGTCGTCTTCTTGGATGGCGGCTTTTCTTCAAGCGTCtagtctgtttaaaaaaaaaaaaaaaaaaattccaggaggtTGACTAAAGAAGAGCCAAAGAGGGAACCGGAGAGGCTGTCTTTCCAAGCAATTCATACAGAGCGCAGACTCGGGAGGGCACGTCGTACTCGATGTCCTCCGGATGTCCAGGACGGATGGGGCACACCTGACCCAGAGGGTCCCGGGCTGACCGCACACGACTCCCTGGCGGGCGGGGAGGGGTCCAGGTGCCACACACATCACCACCACCCCtggcctcccttctcctttcccacccTTCGGGAACACACTTGGCAGTGCAGTATCTGGATGGAGGGTTAAAAAGAGTCGGTGGGCTGGTGAACCATCCCACCCGGCCCTAGATTAGATTAAGCGCCGAACCCGGGTGGTTTTGCCTGGGTGGTTTGGCCTGGGAGCTGCAGAGGGAGGCGGTTGAGTAATTCAATGACGCCTGCTCACTGGGGACAAGAAATCATTAGCGAGTGCAGAAGTCTTAGCAGCCCAGGCTGCCGGGCTGCGAGCCACTGGCACGCTGGGAGCGGGCAAAAGGCACCCATTTTCCACCcacggggagggggaggctgcccGGGCAGCGGAGGGGAGAGCACCTCTCCCCCGCCCTGCCTTAccttctctgcccaccacccccacccacatCACATTCTAGTTTGCTGCATGAGTGAAGGGTCAGGACAAGCTGCATTTTATTAACAGGATTATCACGGCGCGTGATTTATCCTCGTGCAGGATTTTAATTGCTCTTTGGAGGTTGAGCCGTTTCTTTTGACTGCGCTTCAGCCCATATCCTGCTGTTAAATGCTGGGTTAATAAGTAGGGGAGCCTTTAATGCCTGGGACCGATGGCCCTCGgcaatctccccccccccccaccccccccccaccccactcacaaaCACATCGTCATCCCCCTTGTCCGGGCCGGGCCATGGCATCCTTACGTGGGACCCAAATCTGAGTGTGGAAACACTGGTGTGCAGATCGTCGGGggaacttttctttctcctccctcacacacccacccacacagtTTCCGAAAGCCCAAATGTTCCCTAACTCGACACATTTCCTTTGTTAGCagggaaaaatatgcaaatgcTCGCTTTTACACTTGAGCACAAGGAGCAGACTGCCAGGTCGGCTGGGCTGGAGGCACCGGGTCCGGGGACTCTTTCGGAGAGGAActgagggtaggggtgggggaggcacctGGGAGACCGGACTCCAAGAGCCAGGGCTAGGCTAGCCCTCGGCATTTCTTTGTCCTAACTAGGCCTTTTGTCCACCAGTATCCCCGTCGGCCCCCTATACATGGAACACCGTCTGTTAATCGAgagccacacacacagacaccagggCTCAGAGTTGGAGCTCAACAatgaggctggaggaggaggaggaagaggaggaggaggaagaggaggaagaggaggaggaggaggggaggaggaggcagaaatcTGCAGTTGTAGCAGGCCTGGTGGGATTCCAAGCGCACGACTTGCCTAGGAAGTGTCTCTTTCTTGAGACAGAGGCGTTTCCAATGGGCTAGCTGCGGTGCCCCAAAAAGACAAACTGGGGTCCTAAAGAAGGTTCTGTCGGGGCTTGTGGGCTTGTCTCCCTTCTTACAGACATACAGATCATGTTGAGGGTCGTCCGCCCCTAGTGTAGGGATGACCACCAGGCACATTCAAGGGACTGTCCCCTTCCTAACCCCTGCCGCCCCTTCTAACAAAAGGAAGACATTCTGGGTGGCCCGGCCGTCTCAGATCATCCTACtttgtctcccccccaccccagggccagtGACCCCTTTCCCTTGAAAGGGGTTTTCTTGAGAAGGGGAGGCCTGCGCTGATCGGAAAGGTGAATGAGATTTAGAGACACCTGGGGCCATTGGGTGCTTTCAGAGCTGTTCGCCCCTCTCCAGGGCTCATCCTGTGGGGCTTTCAACATTAACGACGCACACTTAAATGACACCGGGCGTCAGAACCAAGTGGCTTCGCGTGCACGGGGTCAGATggagtgctgggggtggggggcagagggatgAGGCTGAACATTGAAGATACAAGGCAGGGGGAGGTACATGGTTGGATCCTgctgactacacacacacacacacacacacacacacacacacacacaatctttagCTGCCCCATGAACTTTTTGTGAACTGTTTAAAAGTGGAGGTCTGTTGAACAAACAGCGGCGCCACTGCCAGCCATAATTTCATTGCAACAAGCTAAAGACTTTTAACTCTTCGGGTTCCTGGCCAAACACCGAGCCAAGTGGGAAGGGCCAGGGAACAAGGGCCCTGCCTAGCAGGAGGCCCTTCTCCAAGGTGACAGCCCAAATCCCCAGCAGGAACATTGTAGGCAGAGGCCATGTTGCTCCCACCCTGCGGCGACTGAAGGCTggggacccccccctcccccacctctctgggGATGTAGAACCAAGGGGACGTTGGgggaagaaacacaaagagacTGAGAGGCGGAGATGCAGCGATGCTCATCCCATGCTCCACTTTCTAGAAGGGGCTGTTGAAATagttggggtcttttttttttttttttttttttttttcactctgagaGAAAGTGCTTCAAAACTGACTTCGCTGACCCTTGGGCCACGGTGGAGAGGACAAATAATGTGCTTTAGATGGCAAACAGGAGCAGGCACTTTGCTGCCGCGAGAGAGGCTCTATTTCCCcgtgtgctccccacccccattcttctGCGTGCAGGCCAGAAGCGCCAGGATGCGTGAAGTCACTCCACAAGAGCACTTTACAGGCACCAACCTGTTTCCCTGTGAGCTGCTAAGTTACACCTTGGCTGTGGGGTTTAACCCTTTTTTCCAGGAGTGCAGAGAAGGGGGCCGAGGACGCAGGAtaggggtggagagggaagggggaaggtggGCCGAGAGAAAAGGTCCGACGGGGAGACCGAGCAGTGGCTGGTTTCTAAAGTAAAGACCCAGGAATTGGATTGGAGTGGGTGCCCACCGGCACACCCAATTCCGGGGAGAGACCTGGCTTGCAAaacgcgcacgcgcgcacacacacacacacacacacacacacacacaccctgcgaAGTAGCCTCCAGCTCTTGGACTGGAAGTGACTGGAGGCACAAGAGGCCttgtgcctccccctcccccaccccaggacagACCAGGGTGGTTATATGCTCTGGAAGCCAAGGGTGATGGTACGAGTAGGAGGCTTGGCTTGGACACTGGGGAAAGGGCCCCACTGGCAGAAAGAGGTCACAGGGACCAAAATTAAGAGCTGGCGTCCCTGACAAGGGACACTGCCAAGCCTCAGACCAGACAGGAGGGGCACAGGCCCCCGAGAGGCACCCACCACCTCCACCATTTGACCCATTCGTGCCGTGAGAGCTGCTGGTCTTTCTTTAAAGGCGATTTACCCTGGCAGACAGCAAACAGCAGGTTGAAAAGAGAAGGAACAGTGACCCTGAGAGGCTGggaggagccaggggagggaaggcagcaCCAGATCGCTCCtggcacccctcttttttctccACCGGGCTCCTCCTGGCACCAGGCCACTTTTACTGCCTCCACCCTTGAAGCGGTGATCGGTTCAAGTCTGCACGTCACACGTGTCAAGTTCACCGACAAAATGGAAAGCATCGCCAGCAAACCACCCCAACTCTCACGTGGCACGCAAGCATGAATGGTGCCCCTTCCTAGGGTCTCTCTCACTTggcacccctctcctccaccagGCAGTTTTCCGGCCAGTGGCCAAGAAGGCCTGGGCAGGTTTGTGGGGGGCTTCTGGCTCAGGAGGCTGAGCTGGCGGCAGGGAGACCAGCCGGTGTGCAGCGTAGGCTGGAGACCTGTTGGGGGGAAAGGGCCTCCCTCACGTCATAGCTGGTTCTCTGGGCAAAACATGCAAGAACGCGGTGACCACAGCCTCCCAGCTCCCACCCTCATCCACAGGGTGTCCCTGGGCAGGTGGCCGAACCTCTTCAACCTTGGTCCCCTCATCTGTAAATATCTGGCACCGCGCTTTCCAGAGGATTAAACTGCACTGTGGACTTGAGTCTTGCCCGGCAATAGCGAGTATAGGCGGCGTTTAACCCCATTAAACAGCATCTGACTCCACGAGGCACACTGTGGAACAAGCCCAGAATGGC from Leopardus geoffroyi isolate Oge1 chromosome X, O.geoffroyi_Oge1_pat1.0, whole genome shotgun sequence includes the following:
- the BCOR gene encoding BCL-6 corepressor isoform X3, with protein sequence MLSATPLYGNVHSWMNSERVRMCGINEDRKIPVNDGDASKARLELREENPLNHNVVDATTGHRIDGLAALSMDRTGLIREGLRVPGNIVYSSLCGLGSEKGREAAASTLGGLGFSSERNPDMQFKPNTPETVEASAVSGKPPNGFSAIYKTPPGIQKSAVPTAETLGLDRPASDKQSPLNINGASYLRLPWVNPYMEGATPAIYPFLDSPNKYSLNMYKALLPQQSYSLAQPLYSPVCTNGERFLYLPPPHYVSPHIPSSLASPMRLSTPSASPAIPPLVHCADKSLPWKMGVSPGNPVDSHAYPHIQNSKQPRVPSAKAVTSGLPGDTALLLPPSPRPSPRVHLPPQPTADSYSEFHKHYARISTSPSVTLSKPYMTVSSEFPSARLSNGKYPKTPEGADSAQPVPGHPRKTAGQDRKDGGSPPLLEKQTVTKDVTDKPLDLSAKVVDVDASKADHMKKMAPTVLVHSRAGSGLVLSGSEIPKETLSPPGSGCAIYRSEIISTAPSSWVVPGPSPNEENNGKNVPPKNKALDWAIPQQRSSSCPRMGGTDAVVANVAGSVSSAGRPASASPAPNATADGCKTGRSSMDTTPSVIQHVGQPPSTPAKHGGSTTGSKGAKASNPEPSFKANENGLPPSSIFLSPSEAFRSPPIPYPRSYLPYPAPEGIAISPLSLHGKGPVYPHPVLLPNGSLFPGHLAPKPGLPYGLPTGRPEFVTYQDALGLGMVHPMLIPHTPIEITKDEKPERRSRSHERARYEDPTLRNRFSEMLEASGTKLHPDVPAADKNLKPSPGWSQGKTVVKSDKLVYVDLLREEPEAKTDANGSKPGFAAESVGQSAEPAKPPADPALQPHRDFIALREELGRISDFHEAYAFKQAPGQSVFSLSKENVPAGTNKENLGMPVATPFLEPTLGSDGPAVTFGKTQEDPKPFCVGSAPASVDVAPTYTKDGVDEAESNDGKVLKPKPSKLAKRIANSAGYVGDRFKCVTTELYADSSQLSREQRALQMEGLQEDSILCLPAAYCERAMMRFSELEMREREGGHPTAKDSEVCKFSPADWERLKGNPDKKPKSVALEEAIADQNDNERCEYSAGNKHDPFEAPEDKDLPVEKYFVDRQPASEPPADQAAGDVPHSPTLRLDRKRKVSGDSNHTETAAEDLPEDPLLKAKRRRVSKGLHPKKQRHLLHLRERWEQQVSAAESKPGRQGRKEVTQAVQPEVTAQGNNSPEEKPGRKRAEAKGNRSWSEESLKSSDNEQGLPVFSGSPPMKSLSSTNASGKKQPPPSCAPASRPPAKQQKIKESQKTDVLCTDEEEDCQAASLLQKYTDNSEKPSGKRLCKTKHLIPPEPRQGLSLTGDYYVENTDGKVTVRRFRKRPEPSSDYDLSPAKQDQKPFDRLQQLLPASQSSQLPRSSSPPETTQSRPMPPEARRLIVNKNAGETLLQRAARLGYEEVVLYCLENKICDVNHRDNAGYCALHEACARGWLNIVRHLLEYGADVNCSAQDGTRPLHDAVENDHLEIVRLLLSYGADPTLATYSGRTIMKMTHSELMEKFLTDYLNDLQGRSDEDSNGSWEFYGSAVCEPDDESGYDVLANPPGPEDQDDDDEAYSDVFEFEFSESPLLPCYNIQVSVAQGPRNWLLLSDVLKKLKMSSRIFRCNFPNVEIVTIAEAEFYRQVSASLLFSCSKDLEAFNPESKELLDLVEFTSELQTLLGSSMEWLHPGDMGSDDYWRTQTMRKRSSTLGRDVTQSSLVGGHDSCECGPSHAAGFGQRVG